The Alphaproteobacteria bacterium DNA segment GGCGCTCTGGGAGCGGAGGCTGTGATCTTCTTCCATCCCGAACGTGCCGCCGACTTTGAGCGCCGTCGGAAGCGGGCGGGACACCTGATCTCAAAAATGCGTTTTGTGTCGGCGCAATTGAACGCATGGTTCGAAAATGATCTGTGGCTACGACTGGCAGGTCATGCCAATCAAATGGCGCAGATTTTGGCACATTCGCTGCAGGAGTTGCCGGGCGTGTCTATCGTGGTTCCTGTTGAAGCCAATGAGATTTTTGTGCAAATGCCCGCCTTAGCCGTAAGCGCGCTTGAAAAGGCAGGTGCGGATTTCTATACCTGGACTGGTGGTACGTCACAATTCCCCATGATTCGCCTGGTTACACATTTTGCGACAACGGAACAGCATGTGCGTGACTTTGTAGGCTGTGTGGAAAAAGCGCTAGAAGAACAAGCGGCTTAGTTCGTTTGGCGCGACTATCAAAATGCATGAAATGATTGAAATGATCCGTTGTTTTCCCTAGAGTTTTACAAGATAGTAGATGGTCGTCCGGGGACGAGGGAGATGAGGTAAGGTCAATGGCAAAGAGTACACTCCTCGCTCAAACGGCGTTTGCGCCGCAGGCTTGGCCCGATGAAGACGCCGGCCTTGACGAGTCGATCTCATTTGCGCGGGATGCCTTGTTGCGTCGGCAGAATCCCGATGGACATTGGGTGTTCGAGCTGGAGGCGGATGCCACCATCCCATCGGAATACATTCTTCTGCTGCATTATCTGGACCGTCGCAATTCCGAGCTTGAGCGGCGTTTGGCCGTTTATCTGCGGCGGCGACAAAGCGCGCAGCATGGCGGTTGGCCTTTGTTCCATGAAGGGGCTTTTGACATCAGCGCCAGCGTGAAGGCCTATTTCGCCTTAAAGGCGGTGGGCGACGATCCGCAGGCGCCTCATATGCGCCGCGCGCGCGAGGCGATCTTGGCCCATGGCGGGGCCGAGAAAACCAATGTTTTTACACGGTTTCAAATGGCGTTATACGGGGCGGTGCCTTGGCGCGCCGTGCCGGTGATGCCCGTTGAGATCATGGCTCTGCCGCGCTGGTTCCCGTTTCACCTGGACAAGGTGTCCTATTGGTCGCGCACGGTGATCGTGCCCATGTTGGCGCTGATGGCCCTAAAGCCCCGCGCGCGCAATCCGCTGGGCATATCGGTGGATGAGCTGTTCCACACGCCGCCGCACAAAGTGCGCAATTGGCACAGCAATCGCGCTAAAAGCTTTTGGGTGCATGTCTTTAGGGGCATCGACGCCGTTTTGCGTGCGACCGAGCCTATGTTTCCCAAAGCTTTGCGTCAGCACAGCTTGGATAAGGCCGTTTCCTTCGTGCGCGAACGCTTGAATGGCGAAGACGGTCTGGGCGCGATTTATCCGGCCATGGCCAATAGCGTGATGATGTTCGATGCGCTGGGCTACAGTCCCGACCATCCCGATTTTGATATCGCTTGGCGTTCGGTGAACAAGTTGATCGTCGAAGGCCGTGACGAGGCCTATGTCCAGCCTTGCGTCTCGCCGATTTGGGATACGTCGCTGACCGCGCATGCGATGTTGGAATCGGG contains these protein-coding regions:
- the shc gene encoding squalene--hopene cyclase; amino-acid sequence: MAKSTLLAQTAFAPQAWPDEDAGLDESISFARDALLRRQNPDGHWVFELEADATIPSEYILLLHYLDRRNSELERRLAVYLRRRQSAQHGGWPLFHEGAFDISASVKAYFALKAVGDDPQAPHMRRAREAILAHGGAEKTNVFTRFQMALYGAVPWRAVPVMPVEIMALPRWFPFHLDKVSYWSRTVIVPMLALMALKPRARNPLGISVDELFHTPPHKVRNWHSNRAKSFWVHVFRGIDAVLRATEPMFPKALRQHSLDKAVSFVRERLNGEDGLGAIYPAMANSVMMFDALGYSPDHPDFDIAWRSVNKLIVEGRDEAYVQPCVSPIWDTSLTAHAMLESGEEGILAARRAARWLAARQITDVVGDWASRRPDTPPGGWAFQYANPHYPDTDDTAVVAMALHRTDAISYKSHIDRAAQWILGMQCRDGGWGAFDADNTHSYLNAIPFADHGALLDPSTADVTARCLGMLAQLDYPTDHPAIQAAVAYLRREQEPDGCWFGRWGTNYIYGTWSVLNALNAVGVPGDDPSMRRAVDWLLARQRADGGWGEDGASYEPGKPKGEGPISTPAQTAWAVLGLMAAGEVSHPSVARGIAWLMDNQTEDGLWQEDHYTAVGFPRVFYLRYHGYRAFFPLFALSRYRNLTQGRANRVAFGF